CAGAAGATGCAGCGCAGCATGTTGATCTCGTACACCTTGGCGTACCGCTCGCCGGGCGACACCGGGTTGGCCGGGTCGTTCTCGGCGGCCTCCACGTAAATGGCGTAGGCGGGGCAGGCGGCGGCGCACAGCGAACAGCCGATGCACTTTTCCAGGCCGGTGCCGGGGTGGCGCGTCAGCACGTGACGCCCGCGGAAGCGCGGTTGCAAGGTGATTCTCTCTTCCGGATAGCTGACGGTCAGGGGCTTCTGAAACAGCTTGCTCATCGTCAAGCCCATGCCCTTGGCGATTTCAAGAACGCCCATGAATAGCTCCTTTCAGGTGGGGGGTCAAGTCAGTCTCCCCCTGCGCGCCCGGTCTGCGGGACTTGCGGCGTCCGGCTGCGCACCGGGGCCGTCTTGTTGAACCAGGGGCGGAACACGTCACTGCGCACGATCATGAAGGCGGCCAGCCCCAGGCTGATCAGCCCCAGGGCCCACCAGCCCAGGGACTGGTTGAGGCCGAAGCGCTCGTACACGTTGCCGCCTTTCCACTCGGTACGCCCGACGAAGGCGATGTAGGCGGCGACCAGCATGGTGTTGAAGAGGGCAAACGGCAGCATGACCTTCCAGCCGAAACGCATCAACTGGTCGTAACGGATACGCAGGATGCTGGCCTTGACCCAGATGAAGAAGAAGATGAAGAAGGCCATCTTGGCGATGAACCAGATCAGGGGCCAGTCGCTGATGCCGGGAATCAGGCCGTCCAGGAACTGCGGGCCTTTCCAGCCGCCGAAGAACATGGTGACCATGAAGGCGCTGGCGGTGAACATGCCGATGTACTCGGCCATCTGGTACAAGGCCCACTTGATGGCGCTGTACTCGGTCAGAAAACCGGCCACCAGTTCCTGCTCGGCTTCGGGCAGGTCGAAGGGGGCGCGGTTCGTTTCGGCAAAGGCGCTGATCAGGAACAGGATGAACGCGAAGGCCTGGAAGAAGATGAACCAGCCGTTGACCGCCTGGTACTGCACGATGTCGGTCATGCGGGTGCTGCCGACCATCATCAGGACGCCCAGCAGGCTCATGCCCATGCCCAGTTCGTAACTGATCATCTGGGCGCTGCTTCTGAGGCCACCCAGCAGCGGGTACTTGGAGCCCGAGGCCCAGCCGCCCAGGAAGATGCCGTAGATGCCCATGCTGGTCATGGCCAGCAGGATCAGGATGCCGGCGTCCAGGTTGTAGACCCAGGGGTTCTCGCCGAAGAGGCTCCCGGCGGGGCCGGCGGGAATGCCGCCGAAGGCCAGCAACGCGAAGGTCACGCTGATGATGGGCGCGATGGTGTACACCAGTTTGTCGGCCATCGTGACGTTGATGTCCTCTTTGAAGATGGACTTGATGGCGTCGGCGACGGGTTGCAGCAGGGCGAACGGCCCCACGCGGTTCGGGCCGGGGCGCATCTGGAAGCGGCCCAGCAGTTTACGCTCGACGAGCGTCATGTAAGCGAAGCCGGTCAGCAGGCCCAGAATGACCAGAACGGCCTTCAGCAGCGTGATGAGTCCAGCGGCGAGCCAGTCGGGCATCAGTCGTTTCCTCCTGCGGGCATCGGCCCGGCCATGGGGAGCGTCCAGCCGCTGCTCGCGAGGTTCTCGACGTGCTGCACCCAGGTGACGTTCCAGTTCTTGTCCATCATGCGCTCGGTCCACAAACGGGGCGTGTAGGCCGCGCCGACCGGGGCGGTGAATTCAGGGGCGGCCGGGCGCACTTCGCCCTGCTCGGGCAGGTTGTCCAGGCTGCGGCCCAGGCGCTCTTGCAGCAGGCTCTGGGCGCTCTTGAGGCCACGCACCTTGGGCCGGATACCGACGCTTTCCGCCACGGCGGTCAGGGTGCGGATCAGGTCTGCGCCCTCCCCGGCGTTCAGGGCGGCCTGTTGCAGGCCCAGGTAACGCCCTTCGAGGTTCACGGTGGTGCCGCGTTTCTCGTAGTTCGTCACGGCCGGCAGCACCACGTCTGCGAGTTGCGCCGTGTCGGTCAGGTGCGTATCGTGCACCACCGTGAAGCCGGCGGCGCGGGTCTTGGGGTCGAGGCGGCTGATGAAGGCGGCGCGGGCCTGCGGCAACTGCGCGTAGTTCAGGCCGCCACTGCGCGGCACCAGATTCAGCGCGGCCAGGCCGTTGGCATTGGCCCCAGCGGGAATGGCCAGGATTTTGGCTTTCAGGCGCTGCGCCAGGTCGCTGAGGTTGACGCCCAGGCTGCCGCTGGTGCTGTTCAGCACGTCCGCGCCCACGATAATCACGGCGCGTTCGGCTTTCTCCAGCATGGTCAGGGCGGCCTTCAGTTCGTCGGTGTCGGCGTTCATCAGTTTGCCCAGCGGATTGCCCTCGTGGACTTCCACCTGGGTGCCCGCGTGCGCCCACAGGCGCGAGGGCTTGCCGATCACCGCGACTTTCTCGGGTTTGCGGGCGGGGCGTTCCACCAGCCGCAGGTCGGCAATGGCGGTGCCGTGGTCGAACTCGGGGGGCAGCAGGCCGCCGCGCAGGGCTTCCAGAATGCGCAGTTCCACCACCGGGGCTTCCTCGCCCAGGTCGGCGCCCAGCACCAGGATGCCGTCGGCGGTCGCCACGTCGGTCAGGGTAGCGGTGGACTTCACCGAGGCGGCGTAACGCGGCCAGTGGTCCACGCTGCGGGCATTCATCGCGTCGGCCAGCGATTCCAGCGCCGCGCCTTCCTCCAGGGTGCTGTCCGCGTTGATGAACAGCGCGATGTCGGCGGGGTTGACCGTGCCCAGGCCCTGCTTCATGGCGTTGATGGCGTCGTCCCAGGTGGCGGGTTGCAACTGGCCGTCTACCCGGATCATGGGCGTGGTCAGGCGGCCTTCCGAGGCGAAGGTGTGGCCGAAGCGGCCCGCGTCGCAGATCCACTGCTCGTTCACGTCACGGTTCTCGCGGCCCACGATGCGCTCCAGGCGGCCGTTGCGGGCGTCCACTGTGATGGCGCAGCCGGTGGGGCACAGCGTGCAGGTGGTGGGCGTGTGGTCGTATTCCCAGTTGCGGCCACGGAAACGCGCCACGTTGTCCAGCAGCGCCCCCACCGGGCAGATGTCGGCGATGTTGCCCTGAAAGCCGGTGGGCAGCCCGCCCTCCTGCGTGTCGATGAAGGTGTGCCCGCCACGCTCGATGAAGTCCAGCACCTCCTGCCCCGGCACTTCCTCGAAGTAACGCACGCAGCGTTTGCAGTGAATGCAGCGCTCCTGATCCAGGATGATGAAATCCGAGAGCGGGTAGTGCTTGTCCGCGTGGCGGCGGTCGAAGCCAAAGCGGCTGGCACCGTACCCGTACTCGAAAGCGCGGTCTTGCAACTCGCACGCGCCGCCCTTGTCGCAGGTGGGGCAGTCCAGCGGGTGGTTGATGAGGTGAAACTCCATCATGCCCGCCTGCGACTTGGCGACCGTCTCGCTGGTCTTGGCGGTCTTAATGTGCATCCCTTCCGTGGCCTGCATGGTGCAGGACGCCATCGGTTTCGGGAAGTAGAAGATCTTGGTCTGCCCGTTCTCGTCCACTTCCAGGTTGCCGTCCTTGCCTTTGCGGGGCGTTCCCGCCTCCACCAGGCACATCCGGCACGCGCCCACCGGACTCAGGTACGAATGGGCGCAGAAGTAAGGCACGTCCTGACCCGCCGCGAACACCGCGTCGATGGCGGACGTTCCGTTTGGCAGGTCGAGTTCGATGCCGTCTACAGTGACTTTCACACTTCCCTCCAGCGTTTTCCAGCTCCGATCAGTTCTCCGCGTTCGGCGGCGTCGTATTCCTCGCGGAAGAGTTTGATGCTGCTCAGGACTGGCCCCATGCAGGCGTCGGCCAGCGCGCAGAAAGACCGTCCGCCGATGTTGTCGGCCATGTCGAGAATGAGCTGCGTGTCACCGGGCTGGCCGTAGCCGCGCCCGAGTTTCTCGTACATCTTGACCATCCAGCCGCTAATTCCTTCGCGGCAGGGGGTGCATTTGCCGCAGGATTCGTGGGCGTAGAAGCGCACGCTGTTCCAGGTGGTCTGCACGATGGACACGCTGCTCGGGATCAGGGTGACGCCCGCCGTGCCCAGCGAACTGCCTGCCGCGACCAGCGACTCGTAATCCATCGGCGTGTCGAGGATCTGGTCACTCCACTTCAGCAGCTGGCAGGAAATCCCGCCGGGGATGATGGCCTTGATGTCTTCCTGCGGCCCGCCGGCCCAGTCGTAGATCAGTTCGCGGAAGGTGGTTCCCAGCGGCAGTTCGTACACGCCGGGACGCTTGACCGGGCCGCTGATCTGGAAAAGCTTCATGCCCTTGCTCTTCTCGGTGCCCATGCCCGCGTGCCAGTCCGCGCCGTAGCGCAGAATGTGCGTGCAGGCGCAGAAGGTTTCCACGTTGTTGATGGTGGTGGGCAGGCCGTACAGGCCCGCGGCGGCGGGGAAGGGCGGCTTCAGGCGCGGGTTGGCGCGGAGGCCCTCCAGCGAGTTCATCAGCGCGGTTTCCTCGCCGCAGATGTACGCCCCGGCGCCACGGTGCACCTGAAGGTCGAAGTCGAAACCGCTGCCTAAGACGTTCTTCCCGAGAAACCCGGCTTCGCGCGCTTCCTTGATGGCGGCCCACAAACGTTCGGCAGCGTGGACATACTCGCCACGAATGTAGATGTACCCTTTGGTGGCCCGCATGGCCAGCCCGCCGATCAGCATGCCCTCGATGAGCTGGTGCGGGTCTTCGGACATCAGGTAGCGGTCTTTGAAGGTGCCGGGTTCGGACTCGTCGGCGTTGCACAGCACGATGTGCTGGCGTCCGTCATTCAGCGGCATGAACGACCACTTCAGGCCGGTGGCGAAGCCGGCCCCGCCGCGTCCGCGCAGGCCCGACTTCTTCACCTCGTCGATCACCGCGTCCGGCCCCATTGCCACGGCGCGTTTGAAGGCCTCGTAGCCGCCGTGACCCAGGTAGTAGGACAGCGTGTGGCTGCCTTCCTGCCCCACGTGCGCGTACAGCGTGGGCGTGAAGCGCGGATCGCGGGCACTGACGATAGGGCTGGCCGGCGCTGGTGTGGTGGCGGTCATCCCTTCACCCCCCCGCTCGTGACCGGCAGGTCATTGACTGCCAGCGGGCGCAGGCTCTCGCCCGGGGCACCGGCGTTCTGGCCGTTGGCCATCATCTGGAGGCCCTGATTGTTCACCTTGACCGGCACCAGGTTGTCCGGCTGCGGCTTATGGTCGGCGCGCAGTTGCGCCAGCAGGTGCCGGCACTTCGTGGGCGTCACGTTCTCGTAAAAGCCGTCGTCATTGATCTGCACGACCGGCGCGGTGCCGCACGACCCCAGGCACTCCACTTTCTGCACGCTGAAACGCCCGTCCGGCGACACCTCGCCGGGCTGCACGTCCAGTTCCGTCACCAGTTCGTCCCACAGCTCGTCCGAACCCGCCAGGGCGCACATCAGCGTGCTACACACTTGGAGGTGGTACTTGCCGGTGGGCACGGTGTGGTAGGTCGAGTAGAAACTCATTACCGAACGGACTTCGGTGGCGGTCGTGCCGCACAGCGCCGCAATCTCGTGCATGCGCTCCTCGGTCACGAAGCCCTCGGCGTCCTGCACCTCACGCAAGAGGGGCATCAGGCCCGAGCGCCGCCCCTGCGGTGAATCCGGGTAGCGCGAAAAAATATCCGCGACAAGGTCTTGTTTATCTGCAAAGTAACTCAAAGTGGCCTCACTTCTTCTCTGTTGTGACCAGGCGAAATCAACGGTCTACGTCCCCAAGCACCGGGTCGATAGTCGCCAGAATAGTGATCAGGTCGGCGAACTGCGCGCCCACACAGGCGTATTCCAGGGCTTGCAGGTTGACAAAGCTGGGGGCGCGGATTTTCACGCGGTAGGGCATGCTGCCGCCGTCCGACACGATGTAATACCCAACTTCGCCGCGCGCGGTTTCCACGGGCACGTACACCTCGCCCTTGGGCGGGTGAAAGCCCTCGGTGACCAGCTTGAAGTGGTGAATAACCGCTTCCATGCTGGTTTCCAGCTCCTGACGGGGCGGCAGGGAAATTTTGCGGTTAGGGTCTTTGATCGGCCCCGGCTGCAGCATTTTCAGCGCCTGACGGATGATCTTGACGCTTTCGCGCATTTCCAGAATGCGAATCTGGAAGCGGGCCAGGCTGTCGCCTTTCTGGAAGGTGGGCACGTCGAAGGTGTAGTTCTCGTAGCCGCTGTAAGGGTTGTCCTTGCGGTGGTCGAAGGGAACGCCACTGGCGCGCAGGTTCGGCCCGGTCAGGCCCAGGTCGATGGCGACCTCGGTGGGAATGATGCCCACGTCGGTGGCGCGGTCGAGGAAGATGGGGTTGCCGCCGAACAGCGTCAGGTACTCGTCGATGCCGCGCTCCTGGGTGTCGCAGTACGCGGCGACCATCTGGGGCCAGTAGTCGGGAATATCGCGGTACAGCCCGCCGATGCGGAAGTAGCCCTGGTTCATGCGGTAGCCGCACACCGCCTCGAACAGGTCGTTGACGTTCTCCTTGTCGCGGAAGGTGAAGAACAGGGGCGTCAGGGCGCCCAGGTCGAGCAGGCCGGTGCCCACGAACACCAGGTGGCTGTGCAGGCGGCCCAGTTCATGCAGGATTACGCGGACGATCTGGGCGCGCTCGGGCACCTCGGCCCCGACGAGTTTCTCGGCGCTCAGGACGTAGGCCAGTTCGTGACCGAAGGAGTGCAGGTAGTCCGTGCGCGGCGCGTACGTGACGTTCTGCTGGTACGTGCGGTTCTCCATGGTCTTCTCGAACCCGGTGTGCAGGTAGCCCATGTGCGGGATGACGCGGGTGACCTGTTCGCCGTCCATATCCACCACCAGGCGCAGCACCCCGTGCGTGCTGGGGTGCTGCGGCCCGACGTTCAGGGACATGATCTCGGTGTGCAGCAGCGCCCCTTCGCTGGGTTTGGCGGTGTTGGGCGTGACTTTGGGGCTGGGGAGGTAGGTCACTTGGGGCCTCCTTCAGGCATGACGGGCGGCTCGATGTCGCGCTGCTCGCCGCGGCGCAGGCTGCCGCGCCAGCCGGTCAGGCCCGCCTGCTGGCCGTTCATGCCGGCACGGAAGGCGTGCGGGTCGAGAAAACGGCCCTCGCGGAACAGGGTCGGCGTCTCACCGATGGGAAAGTCACGGCGCAGCGGGTGGCCTTCGAGGTCGTCCGGCGTCAGGACTTTACGCAAGTCCGGGTGCCCCTCGAACTCGATGCCCACCAGG
This genomic interval from Deinococcus fonticola contains the following:
- the nuoI gene encoding NADH-quinone oxidoreductase subunit NuoI, with protein sequence MGVLEIAKGMGLTMSKLFQKPLTVSYPEERITLQPRFRGRHVLTRHPGTGLEKCIGCSLCAAACPAYAIYVEAAENDPANPVSPGERYAKVYEINMLRCIFCGMCEEACPTGAVVLGNEWEMADYRYRDFVYGKEDMLVGVEGSRPQRREAERKGQPVRLGFKVAHGGARPELEGVDYPQ
- the nuoH gene encoding NADH-quinone oxidoreductase subunit NuoH codes for the protein MPDWLAAGLITLLKAVLVILGLLTGFAYMTLVERKLLGRFQMRPGPNRVGPFALLQPVADAIKSIFKEDINVTMADKLVYTIAPIISVTFALLAFGGIPAGPAGSLFGENPWVYNLDAGILILLAMTSMGIYGIFLGGWASGSKYPLLGGLRSSAQMISYELGMGMSLLGVLMMVGSTRMTDIVQYQAVNGWFIFFQAFAFILFLISAFAETNRAPFDLPEAEQELVAGFLTEYSAIKWALYQMAEYIGMFTASAFMVTMFFGGWKGPQFLDGLIPGISDWPLIWFIAKMAFFIFFFIWVKASILRIRYDQLMRFGWKVMLPFALFNTMLVAAYIAFVGRTEWKGGNVYERFGLNQSLGWWALGLISLGLAAFMIVRSDVFRPWFNKTAPVRSRTPQVPQTGRAGGD
- the nuoG gene encoding NADH-quinone oxidoreductase subunit NuoG: MKVTVDGIELDLPNGTSAIDAVFAAGQDVPYFCAHSYLSPVGACRMCLVEAGTPRKGKDGNLEVDENGQTKIFYFPKPMASCTMQATEGMHIKTAKTSETVAKSQAGMMEFHLINHPLDCPTCDKGGACELQDRAFEYGYGASRFGFDRRHADKHYPLSDFIILDQERCIHCKRCVRYFEEVPGQEVLDFIERGGHTFIDTQEGGLPTGFQGNIADICPVGALLDNVARFRGRNWEYDHTPTTCTLCPTGCAITVDARNGRLERIVGRENRDVNEQWICDAGRFGHTFASEGRLTTPMIRVDGQLQPATWDDAINAMKQGLGTVNPADIALFINADSTLEEGAALESLADAMNARSVDHWPRYAASVKSTATLTDVATADGILVLGADLGEEAPVVELRILEALRGGLLPPEFDHGTAIADLRLVERPARKPEKVAVIGKPSRLWAHAGTQVEVHEGNPLGKLMNADTDELKAALTMLEKAERAVIIVGADVLNSTSGSLGVNLSDLAQRLKAKILAIPAGANANGLAALNLVPRSGGLNYAQLPQARAAFISRLDPKTRAAGFTVVHDTHLTDTAQLADVVLPAVTNYEKRGTTVNLEGRYLGLQQAALNAGEGADLIRTLTAVAESVGIRPKVRGLKSAQSLLQERLGRSLDNLPEQGEVRPAAPEFTAPVGAAYTPRLWTERMMDKNWNVTWVQHVENLASSGWTLPMAGPMPAGGND
- the nuoF gene encoding NADH-quinone oxidoreductase subunit NuoF, with the protein product MTATTPAPASPIVSARDPRFTPTLYAHVGQEGSHTLSYYLGHGGYEAFKRAVAMGPDAVIDEVKKSGLRGRGGAGFATGLKWSFMPLNDGRQHIVLCNADESEPGTFKDRYLMSEDPHQLIEGMLIGGLAMRATKGYIYIRGEYVHAAERLWAAIKEAREAGFLGKNVLGSGFDFDLQVHRGAGAYICGEETALMNSLEGLRANPRLKPPFPAAAGLYGLPTTINNVETFCACTHILRYGADWHAGMGTEKSKGMKLFQISGPVKRPGVYELPLGTTFRELIYDWAGGPQEDIKAIIPGGISCQLLKWSDQILDTPMDYESLVAAGSSLGTAGVTLIPSSVSIVQTTWNSVRFYAHESCGKCTPCREGISGWMVKMYEKLGRGYGQPGDTQLILDMADNIGGRSFCALADACMGPVLSSIKLFREEYDAAERGELIGAGKRWREV
- the nuoE gene encoding NADH-quinone oxidoreductase subunit NuoE — protein: MSYFADKQDLVADIFSRYPDSPQGRRSGLMPLLREVQDAEGFVTEERMHEIAALCGTTATEVRSVMSFYSTYHTVPTGKYHLQVCSTLMCALAGSDELWDELVTELDVQPGEVSPDGRFSVQKVECLGSCGTAPVVQINDDGFYENVTPTKCRHLLAQLRADHKPQPDNLVPVKVNNQGLQMMANGQNAGAPGESLRPLAVNDLPVTSGGVKG
- the nuoD gene encoding NADH dehydrogenase (quinone) subunit D, with product MSLNVGPQHPSTHGVLRLVVDMDGEQVTRVIPHMGYLHTGFEKTMENRTYQQNVTYAPRTDYLHSFGHELAYVLSAEKLVGAEVPERAQIVRVILHELGRLHSHLVFVGTGLLDLGALTPLFFTFRDKENVNDLFEAVCGYRMNQGYFRIGGLYRDIPDYWPQMVAAYCDTQERGIDEYLTLFGGNPIFLDRATDVGIIPTEVAIDLGLTGPNLRASGVPFDHRKDNPYSGYENYTFDVPTFQKGDSLARFQIRILEMRESVKIIRQALKMLQPGPIKDPNRKISLPPRQELETSMEAVIHHFKLVTEGFHPPKGEVYVPVETARGEVGYYIVSDGGSMPYRVKIRAPSFVNLQALEYACVGAQFADLITILATIDPVLGDVDR